Proteins encoded in a region of the Melioribacteraceae bacterium genome:
- a CDS encoding Rrf2 family transcriptional regulator, translated as MIYTKTGEYAIRAILFLARQSKESLIMSSEIAKSEDIPAHYLAKILQRMAKYGYVDSFKGRGGGFKITELAKKSSILEIVERVEGPVINLKCVTGLKECSEENPCPLHEEWSDLRNRIYNLISSKSVQEVAEKYSETLRKHR; from the coding sequence ATGATCTACACAAAAACAGGCGAATACGCGATAAGAGCAATACTCTTTCTGGCGCGTCAATCGAAAGAGAGTTTAATTATGTCCTCCGAAATAGCTAAGAGCGAGGATATTCCGGCTCATTATCTTGCAAAAATCTTACAAAGGATGGCTAAATACGGTTATGTTGATTCATTTAAGGGAAGAGGCGGCGGATTTAAAATTACAGAACTGGCAAAGAAAAGCTCGATACTTGAAATTGTTGAAAGGGTTGAAGGACCTGTAATCAACCTGAAATGCGTTACCGGATTAAAAGAATGTTCCGAAGAAAATCCGTGTCCGCTCCATGAAGAATGGTCCGACCTTCGCAACAGGATTTACAATCTTATCTCGAGCAAATCTGTTCAGGAAGTTGCTGAGAAATATTCAGAGACGTTGAGAAAACACAGGTAG
- the lepB gene encoding signal peptidase I: MPEKFEKKEKSLKANRTPLRRFLDFMKNLLFAAIAALLIKTFLIETSRVPTGSMEKTILIGDFLFVNKFIYGSSSPRNIPFTNIALPYFQMPAIREPERGDIVVFEYPGDRDELVPMSIDNYVKRCIGIPGDTIHIQDKVAFVNGEEAWRPPHIQYINPYTTPTGVVNPRIFPKGSNFNEDNYGPVVVPKKGDVIQLSLSNIEAWRTIIDREFGKRVVTVEGNQILIDKKPVTSYTIQKDYYFMMGDNRDDSADSRFWGFVPRDKVVGQAFFIYWSWNPAIPFSDLFNLLGSVRIGRIAKLVH, translated from the coding sequence ATGCCGGAAAAATTTGAAAAGAAGGAAAAATCATTGAAAGCTAACAGAACTCCATTACGACGCTTTTTAGATTTTATGAAAAATCTTCTCTTTGCGGCTATAGCCGCACTCCTGATCAAAACATTTTTAATAGAGACATCTCGCGTTCCCACCGGCTCGATGGAAAAGACAATTCTAATCGGAGATTTTCTTTTTGTAAATAAATTCATTTACGGCTCATCGTCACCGCGGAATATTCCATTCACTAATATAGCCCTTCCATATTTCCAGATGCCCGCAATCAGGGAACCCGAGAGGGGAGACATTGTTGTATTCGAATACCCGGGCGACCGCGACGAGCTCGTCCCAATGTCAATCGATAACTATGTAAAAAGGTGTATCGGAATTCCCGGTGATACAATCCACATTCAGGATAAAGTCGCATTTGTTAACGGGGAGGAGGCCTGGCGACCGCCTCACATTCAATATATTAATCCTTACACTACTCCGACAGGCGTTGTAAATCCGCGTATCTTCCCTAAAGGATCCAATTTTAATGAGGACAATTACGGACCCGTTGTTGTACCGAAAAAGGGCGACGTAATTCAATTGTCGCTCAGTAATATTGAAGCATGGCGGACTATAATCGACCGTGAATTCGGCAAACGCGTCGTTACCGTTGAAGGAAATCAGATCCTGATCGATAAAAAACCGGTTACTTCATATACGATTCAAAAAGATTATTACTTTATGATGGGCGATAACAGGGATGATAGTGCCGACAGCCGCTTCTGGGGATTCGTTCCGCGCGATAAGGTCGTAGGACAGGCATTCTTCATTTACTGGTCCTGGAATCCGGCTATTCCGTTCTCCGATTTATTTAATCTCCTCGGTTCGGTACGTATCGGTAGAATAGCGAAATTAGTCCATTGA
- a CDS encoding O-methyltransferase: protein MSQILYQQQLNYLESFRPEPNPLIKEMEDFASEKRIPILDWKSAELLEQIIMISRPKRVLEIGTAIAYSAVRIARKLKKKGTIDTIEKSLDNISLATDYIKRAQLEKQINLIQGDALEIMPLLTKKYELIFLDADKEDYEKLFYYSLMLLKKGGVIFVDNLMWHGYPAASKVPPSYKNSTKHVREFNKLFMNQTALKTSIYPVGDGVGIGVKI, encoded by the coding sequence ATGTCGCAGATCCTTTATCAGCAGCAGCTGAATTACCTTGAATCGTTCCGACCGGAACCGAATCCGTTAATTAAAGAGATGGAGGATTTTGCATCGGAAAAGCGAATCCCGATACTCGACTGGAAATCAGCCGAGCTTCTCGAACAGATTATAATGATATCAAGACCCAAACGCGTTCTGGAGATCGGAACCGCAATCGCGTATTCTGCTGTCAGAATTGCCCGTAAACTGAAGAAGAAGGGTACCATCGATACTATCGAAAAAAGTCTCGATAATATTTCTCTCGCAACCGATTACATCAAACGTGCCCAACTCGAAAAACAGATCAATCTCATTCAGGGCGATGCGCTCGAAATCATGCCCCTTCTTACTAAAAAGTATGAGCTGATCTTTCTCGATGCCGATAAAGAGGATTATGAAAAACTTTTTTATTACTCCCTCATGCTTCTCAAGAAAGGAGGGGTAATCTTTGTGGATAATCTTATGTGGCACGGGTATCCTGCAGCTTCCAAGGTCCCTCCTTCCTATAAAAATTCTACAAAGCATGTAAGGGAATTCAATAAACTCTTTATGAATCAGACTGCGCTTAAAACTTCTATCTATCCTGTCGGTGATGGTGTTGGAATAGGGGTAAAGATTTGA
- the folE gene encoding GTP cyclohydrolase I FolE codes for MKLEKLEQNVKSILEEIGEDVNREGLLKTPHRVAKAYEFLVQGYNKSIDDVLNGAIFEEKYDEMVIVKDIDFYSMCEHHLLPFFGKIHIAYIPGGKIVGLSKIPRIVDVFSRRLQVQERMTQQIADTIDHYLNPIGVGVVAEGYHMCMMMRGVQKQNSITTTSAMHGIFKSDARTRSEFLNLISLKKIL; via the coding sequence TTGAAACTAGAAAAGCTTGAACAGAATGTAAAATCAATTCTCGAAGAGATTGGCGAAGATGTAAACAGGGAAGGCCTTCTCAAAACACCGCACAGGGTTGCCAAAGCATACGAATTTCTAGTGCAGGGTTATAATAAGAGTATTGATGATGTGCTTAACGGTGCCATCTTCGAAGAAAAATATGATGAAATGGTTATTGTTAAGGATATCGATTTTTACAGTATGTGCGAACATCACCTTCTTCCGTTCTTCGGCAAGATTCATATTGCCTACATACCAGGAGGTAAAATCGTTGGACTTTCCAAGATTCCCCGGATTGTAGATGTCTTTTCCAGAAGATTGCAGGTTCAGGAAAGAATGACCCAACAGATTGCCGATACAATCGATCACTACCTTAACCCTATCGGTGTTGGCGTGGTTGCTGAAGGTTACCATATGTGTATGATGATGCGGGGTGTCCAGAAACAGAATTCGATTACTACCACCAGTGCCATGCATGGTATCTTTAAGTCGGATGCCAGAACACGTTCCGAATTTCTGAACCTTATTTCTCTGAAGAAGATTTTATGA
- a CDS encoding SDR family oxidoreductase: MSERLKAVWITGSSSGIGKALTIEFASNGETVIATSRRKSIVQNYADQLGKFSGNVIPYQLDVGNPLEISDFYDEISAHYDINGLINNAGLTSFKPATEDSFEEIKNIIDVNLLGAIFAIKTVLPSMISRNSGIIINILSVVTQKIFMNSSAYSASKHGLLAYSKVLREEVRKNNIRILNVSPGATKTSIWPNHVLEKYSHRMMSPEEIAKIIYQFYSQKSILVAEEIVLRPIQGDL; this comes from the coding sequence ATGAGTGAACGTTTAAAAGCTGTCTGGATTACTGGCTCCAGTTCTGGAATCGGAAAAGCACTCACAATTGAATTTGCTTCCAACGGCGAGACTGTTATTGCCACTTCACGTAGAAAATCCATTGTTCAGAATTATGCGGATCAACTCGGTAAATTTTCAGGGAATGTTATCCCTTACCAGCTTGATGTTGGTAACCCACTGGAAATAAGTGATTTTTATGATGAAATCTCTGCCCATTACGATATTAACGGCTTGATCAATAATGCCGGCTTAACTTCTTTTAAACCTGCAACAGAAGATTCATTCGAAGAGATAAAAAATATTATCGATGTAAATCTTCTTGGCGCAATCTTCGCCATTAAAACCGTTCTGCCTTCTATGATTTCCCGCAATAGCGGAATCATAATCAATATTTTATCGGTTGTTACTCAGAAAATATTTATGAACAGCAGTGCTTATTCTGCTTCTAAACACGGTCTTCTCGCTTATTCAAAAGTGTTGAGGGAGGAAGTAAGAAAAAATAACATCAGGATTCTTAATGTTTCCCCCGGCGCTACTAAAACTTCTATCTGGCCGAATCACGTTCTCGAAAAATATTCTCACCGGATGATGTCGCCGGAAGAAATAGCTAAAATTATTTACCAGTTCTATTCTCAAAAATCGATCCTCGTTGCCGAGGAGATTGTATTACGTCCTATTCAGGGTGATCTGTAA
- a CDS encoding periplasmic heavy metal sensor: protein MKRTSLLTVLLVALSITLTAQPAERMKRMQNPGMRSVPERLNLTEDQEKQFREITFEHQKKVIDLKSAIEKNRLELKKMAAENKVDEKKLIDLTDANSKLQAEMKSLSVKKWIAINKILNDEQKAIWSKQLGMDRKHKMMRGAARGIIKERVKERMMGSMR from the coding sequence ATGAAAAGAACATCTTTATTAACAGTATTACTTGTTGCACTTTCCATTACATTAACAGCCCAGCCGGCTGAGAGAATGAAAAGGATGCAGAATCCCGGAATGAGATCAGTGCCGGAGAGACTCAATTTAACAGAGGACCAGGAGAAACAGTTCAGAGAAATTACATTTGAGCATCAGAAAAAAGTAATTGATCTGAAATCCGCAATCGAAAAGAACCGTCTTGAATTAAAGAAGATGGCGGCTGAAAATAAAGTCGATGAAAAGAAGCTGATCGATTTAACCGATGCAAACAGCAAACTTCAGGCAGAGATGAAATCGCTTTCTGTAAAGAAGTGGATCGCAATAAATAAAATTTTGAATGACGAACAGAAGGCAATCTGGAGCAAACAATTAGGAATGGACCGCAAGCATAAAATGATGAGAGGTGCTGCACGAGGTATAATTAAAGAACGTGTTAAAGAGAGAATGATGGGAAGTATGAGGTAA
- a CDS encoding RNA polymerase sigma factor — MQLDNDFELIEKFVSGDESAFNILARKYQKKIYWHARQMLGDHLDADEVTQEVLIVMYNKLKTFGFKSSLYTWIYKIVTTRSLNQIKRKKLKRLISFENTDEKNLTSSHDIVRDIANKEKLEKVNKALNTLPPKQRQIFVLRNFDQLSYEEISEITGKSVGGLKANYFHALKKIVELVDEKE; from the coding sequence ATGCAATTAGATAACGATTTCGAATTAATTGAGAAGTTTGTTTCGGGAGATGAATCCGCTTTCAATATATTGGCCAGAAAATACCAGAAAAAAATTTACTGGCATGCCCGGCAGATGCTCGGGGATCATCTGGATGCCGACGAGGTTACGCAGGAAGTTCTTATTGTAATGTATAATAAATTAAAAACGTTCGGATTCAAATCTTCTCTTTATACCTGGATCTATAAAATTGTTACGACCAGGAGTCTGAACCAGATTAAAAGAAAAAAATTGAAACGGCTGATCTCTTTCGAAAATACCGATGAGAAGAACCTTACGTCTTCTCACGATATAGTCAGGGATATTGCAAATAAGGAGAAACTCGAAAAGGTTAATAAAGCGCTCAACACTCTGCCCCCTAAACAAAGGCAGATTTTTGTTCTGCGTAACTTTGATCAGCTCTCTTATGAAGAAATTTCTGAAATAACAGGAAAAAGTGTCGGGGGATTAAAAGCTAATTATTTTCATGCATTGAAGAAAATTGTGGAGTTGGTTGATGAAAAAGAATGA
- a CDS encoding redoxin domain-containing protein gives MALKIGDVAPDFTLKNANNEAFTLSDFKGKKNVVLLFFPAVGTSVCEKELCSTRDSMKDYENLDAQVLAISVDGPFAQKLWTDRHQFNFPLLSDFNKEVSTKYDAIYDVWLPEKFALKGVSKRSAFVIDKQGIVKYAEVLEVAGNEPDYNAIRETLKNLG, from the coding sequence ATGGCTTTAAAGATTGGTGATGTTGCACCTGATTTTACACTGAAAAATGCAAATAACGAAGCTTTTACTTTGAGTGACTTTAAAGGGAAGAAAAATGTTGTCCTTCTCTTCTTCCCGGCTGTCGGAACCTCTGTGTGCGAAAAAGAATTATGCTCTACCAGAGACAGCATGAAAGATTACGAAAACCTAGATGCCCAGGTTTTGGCTATAAGCGTTGACGGACCGTTTGCCCAGAAACTCTGGACAGACCGCCATCAGTTTAATTTCCCGCTTCTCAGCGATTTTAATAAGGAAGTCTCTACAAAATATGATGCTATTTATGATGTATGGCTTCCTGAAAAATTTGCTCTTAAAGGTGTATCAAAGCGTTCTGCATTTGTAATAGACAAGCAAGGCATTGTTAAGTATGCAGAAGTACTTGAGGTCGCCGGCAATGAACCTGATTATAATGCGATCCGGGAAACTCTGAAAAATCTCGGTTAG
- the lepA gene encoding translation elongation factor 4: MQNIRNFCIIAHIDHGKSTIADGLLEFTHTISQREAKEQLLDSLDLERERGITIKSHAIQMKYIAQDKKEYVLNLIDTPGHVDFSYEVSRSLAACEGAILIVDAAQGVEAQTISNLYMAIDAGLEIVPVINKIDLPSAMVDVVKHQIIDLIGCKDGDIILASAKTRQGIDQILEAVVQRIPSPVGDENAPLQALIFDSIFDSYRGAVAYVRLVNGTLKEKDEITFFTSGKKYLAEEVGILRMGRIRSGELQAGNVGYLIPGIKELHDTKVGDTVTHLRNGAESPLPGYKEIKPMVFSGLYPTDSDDYENLRDALDKYRLNDSALSYVPETSAALGFGFRCGFLGMLHMEIVQERLEREFDQSIVTTLPNVEYWVYTKIGEKVIVDNPAEMPVQGDIERVEEPYVKAQIVTPSEYVGNLMQLAIEKRGVYKNTTYIDPTRADIQFEFPLSEIIFDFYDKLKSISRGYASFDYEYIGYRESDLVKLDIMLNGEKVDALSIIVHEKKAYSWGQKVCSKLKDLIPRQMFEIAVQAAVGTKVISRTNIKALRKNVLAKCYGGDITRKRKLLEKQKEGKRRMKQVGNVEIPQEAFLAVLQIED; this comes from the coding sequence TTGCAAAACATCCGTAACTTCTGCATAATCGCACATATCGACCACGGCAAATCGACTATTGCCGACGGACTTCTCGAGTTCACGCATACAATAAGCCAGCGTGAGGCGAAGGAGCAGCTGCTTGACAGTCTCGACCTCGAGCGCGAACGCGGAATTACGATCAAATCCCACGCGATACAGATGAAATATATCGCTCAGGATAAGAAAGAGTACGTTCTAAACCTGATCGATACACCCGGCCACGTCGATTTCTCCTACGAAGTATCACGCTCGCTCGCCGCGTGCGAAGGCGCTATTCTTATTGTAGACGCCGCGCAGGGTGTGGAAGCTCAGACAATCTCCAACTTATATATGGCAATAGATGCCGGACTTGAAATAGTGCCGGTTATTAACAAAATCGACCTGCCGAGCGCAATGGTAGACGTTGTTAAACACCAGATAATCGACCTGATCGGCTGTAAGGACGGGGATATAATTCTCGCAAGCGCGAAGACGCGTCAGGGTATCGACCAGATCCTCGAAGCGGTTGTTCAAAGAATTCCGTCTCCGGTTGGTGATGAAAATGCTCCCCTTCAGGCACTCATATTCGATTCAATTTTCGATTCGTACCGCGGAGCTGTGGCATACGTCCGACTCGTAAACGGAACACTTAAAGAGAAAGATGAAATCACATTCTTTACCAGCGGCAAAAAGTACCTTGCCGAAGAAGTCGGAATCCTTAGAATGGGAAGAATCAGATCCGGTGAGCTTCAGGCTGGAAATGTAGGATACCTGATTCCCGGAATAAAAGAATTACATGATACAAAAGTAGGCGATACTGTTACACATCTACGCAACGGTGCTGAAAGTCCATTGCCCGGTTATAAAGAAATTAAACCGATGGTATTCAGCGGATTATATCCAACGGATTCCGATGATTACGAAAACCTGCGCGACGCTCTCGATAAATACAGATTGAATGATTCGGCTCTCAGCTATGTACCCGAAACATCCGCCGCACTCGGATTCGGATTCCGGTGCGGATTCCTCGGTATGCTCCATATGGAAATTGTTCAGGAACGTCTGGAACGGGAATTCGATCAGTCGATCGTTACTACACTTCCGAACGTTGAATATTGGGTTTATACCAAGATTGGTGAGAAGGTTATTGTGGATAATCCGGCTGAAATGCCTGTTCAGGGTGATATAGAGAGAGTAGAAGAACCATATGTTAAAGCTCAGATAGTTACTCCGAGCGAGTACGTCGGGAACTTAATGCAGCTTGCGATTGAAAAAAGGGGAGTATATAAGAATACAACGTATATCGATCCTACAAGAGCCGATATACAGTTCGAATTCCCGCTCTCTGAAATTATTTTTGATTTCTACGATAAGCTTAAATCGATCTCGCGCGGCTATGCGTCGTTTGATTATGAGTATATAGGATACAGGGAATCGGATCTTGTTAAACTTGATATTATGCTTAACGGCGAGAAGGTTGATGCGCTTTCGATAATTGTTCATGAGAAGAAAGCTTATTCGTGGGGACAGAAAGTCTGCTCGAAGCTTAAGGATTTAATACCGCGGCAGATGTTCGAGATTGCCGTTCAGGCGGCTGTAGGTACGAAAGTTATTTCGAGAACAAATATAAAAGCATTGCGTAAAAACGTTCTTGCTAAATGTTACGGCGGCGATATTACACGTAAAAGAAAACTTCTGGAGAAACAGAAGGAAGGTAAACGGAGAATGAAACAGGTGGGCAATGTTGAAATACCGCAGGAAGCGTTTTTAGCAGTATTGCAGATTGAAGATTAA
- a CDS encoding 6-carboxytetrahydropterin synthase: MLYLTRREVFSASHRLYNENYSDEENLRVFGKCSNPNGHGHNYVLEVVVCGEIDNSTGYVIDLKILKEIIREHVIRKVDHKNLNVDVDFMRGVIPTAENIAIGIWNQLEGNIPSGVLYSVKIYETENNYVEYRGKERS, from the coding sequence ATGCTATATCTTACAAGAAGGGAAGTCTTCAGCGCATCTCATCGCCTCTATAACGAAAATTATTCCGATGAGGAAAATCTCCGTGTGTTCGGTAAATGCAGCAATCCCAACGGACATGGTCATAATTACGTACTCGAGGTGGTTGTCTGTGGTGAAATTGATAACAGCACCGGATATGTTATCGATCTGAAAATTTTGAAGGAGATTATAAGAGAACATGTTATAAGGAAAGTAGATCATAAGAATCTTAATGTTGATGTCGATTTTATGCGCGGGGTTATACCGACTGCAGAGAATATTGCAATCGGAATCTGGAATCAGCTCGAAGGTAACATCCCTTCGGGTGTGCTCTATTCGGTTAAAATCTACGAAACAGAAAATAATTATGTAGAATATAGAGGAAAGGAACGGAGTTGA
- a CDS encoding S8 family serine peptidase, translating into MRTFLTLSFLLVLSITSFSQNKYFITFKDKGNDAVRLGKSSAIFQEAEKLLTKESIERRKSVMGENYITLEDLPVSENYVASLESLGIEIIHKLKWFNSVSCYLTDAQLNSVKQLSFVKSIEEVKSFKRNEPVEEKLNNPPVLYKSNYLLDYGPSLIQNELSEIPVVHDLGINGQDVIIGLLDTGFRKTIPALQGRTVLGERDFIQNDNTTSNQGDDATNQDSHGTHVFSIIGGYAPGFLIGPAFGAKYYIAKTEDVRSERNVEEDNYAAALEWMESQGVHITSSSLGYSTFDVGQTSYLYSQMDGKSTKVAQAANLAFERGVSTFSSAGNEGPSYWGINVSGIQSPADAFNLIAVGAVDRFNTVTSFSSRGPTFDGRIKPEIVAQGSQVQYGNVSNQYGSGGGTSYSAPIAAGVAALLKSAFPHLTNVQIRQILLESGDNAASPNNERGYGLISAKRAITYPNLSGFAQGQPVINKIFIANGGINENSIKIYIRETGGTFQQATMVKKSTLVFSYDVLPFFAGKKLEFYFEYQDNSGSTFREPVINNYRFTYGGQVIDNVLTDLKEDERIPSTFSLAQNYPNPFNPETKITYTINRPEFVSLKVFDLLGREVTTLVNEFKQPGVYTSQFSIGNSALSSGVYFYTLKAGDFVQSKKMLVLK; encoded by the coding sequence ATGAGAACTTTCCTTACTCTTTCTTTCCTTCTGGTTTTATCCATAACCTCATTTTCACAGAATAAATACTTCATCACTTTTAAAGATAAAGGGAACGATGCAGTTCGGCTTGGCAAATCCTCTGCGATTTTTCAGGAAGCCGAAAAACTTCTTACAAAAGAAAGTATTGAACGGCGAAAGAGCGTAATGGGTGAAAATTATATAACGCTCGAAGACCTTCCTGTAAGCGAAAACTATGTTGCTTCTCTCGAATCCCTCGGAATTGAAATAATTCATAAATTAAAATGGTTCAACTCGGTTTCCTGCTATCTGACAGATGCCCAGTTGAACAGCGTAAAGCAATTATCATTTGTAAAAAGTATCGAAGAGGTAAAATCATTTAAAAGAAATGAACCCGTTGAAGAAAAATTGAATAATCCGCCGGTACTATATAAATCGAATTACCTTCTGGATTACGGACCGTCGCTTATTCAAAATGAACTATCCGAAATTCCCGTTGTTCACGATCTCGGAATCAACGGTCAGGATGTTATTATCGGACTACTCGATACCGGATTCAGAAAAACAATTCCTGCTCTTCAGGGAAGAACTGTGCTGGGAGAGAGGGATTTCATTCAGAACGATAATACCACATCGAATCAGGGTGACGACGCAACAAATCAGGACTCCCATGGAACTCACGTCTTCTCAATTATCGGCGGTTACGCACCGGGATTTCTGATCGGTCCGGCATTCGGTGCTAAATATTATATCGCTAAAACCGAGGACGTCCGTTCTGAAAGAAATGTTGAAGAGGATAATTATGCCGCGGCACTTGAATGGATGGAATCGCAGGGTGTTCATATTACTAGCAGCTCGCTCGGTTATTCCACATTTGATGTTGGGCAAACATCATATCTCTATTCTCAGATGGACGGTAAGTCAACTAAAGTTGCGCAGGCTGCTAATCTTGCGTTTGAAAGGGGAGTATCTACTTTCTCTTCTGCGGGTAACGAGGGACCAAGTTACTGGGGTATAAATGTAAGCGGAATTCAATCTCCGGCCGACGCGTTCAATTTAATTGCTGTAGGTGCTGTTGATAGATTCAATACCGTTACATCATTCAGCAGCCGTGGCCCGACTTTCGACGGCAGAATTAAACCTGAAATTGTAGCTCAGGGTTCTCAGGTTCAGTACGGCAATGTTTCTAATCAGTATGGATCAGGCGGGGGTACATCATATTCAGCTCCTATAGCCGCCGGTGTAGCAGCACTTTTAAAATCCGCATTCCCTCACCTTACAAATGTTCAGATCCGTCAGATTTTACTTGAGTCGGGCGATAATGCCGCGTCTCCTAATAACGAGAGGGGATATGGACTTATCTCTGCGAAACGTGCTATTACTTATCCTAATCTCAGCGGCTTTGCTCAGGGCCAGCCGGTTATAAATAAAATTTTTATTGCCAACGGCGGTATAAACGAAAACTCTATTAAGATTTATATTAGGGAAACAGGCGGGACATTTCAGCAGGCAACAATGGTAAAGAAATCCACTCTCGTCTTCAGTTATGACGTTCTACCGTTTTTTGCCGGTAAGAAACTGGAATTCTATTTCGAGTATCAGGATAACAGCGGATCTACTTTCCGCGAGCCGGTTATAAACAATTACCGCTTTACTTACGGTGGTCAGGTGATTGATAATGTTCTTACGGATTTAAAGGAGGATGAAAGGATTCCCTCTACATTTTCACTTGCGCAGAACTATCCGAATCCTTTTAATCCGGAAACAAAAATCACCTATACAATTAACAGACCGGAATTTGTATCGCTTAAAGTTTTCGACCTGCTCGGCAGGGAAGTTACGACTCTTGTAAATGAATTCAAGCAACCCGGTGTCTATACTTCGCAATTCTCTATTGGAAATTCAGCTTTATCATCCGGTGTCTATTTCTATACGCTCAAAGCAGGTGATTTTGTTCAATCGAAAAAAATGTTAGTGCTGAAGTAA
- a CDS encoding dodecin family protein, with amino-acid sequence MSKSFEIIERVGVSTESISDAVKSVLQEANSEKKVGWFEVVEERGRITSDGKVEFQVTVKIGRKLSE; translated from the coding sequence ATGTCTAAATCGTTTGAAATTATAGAAAGAGTCGGAGTTTCCACCGAAAGTATATCAGATGCAGTTAAATCGGTTCTTCAGGAAGCTAATTCCGAAAAAAAAGTCGGATGGTTCGAAGTTGTTGAAGAAAGAGGGCGTATTACATCCGACGGCAAAGTCGAATTTCAGGTAACTGTAAAAATTGGCAGAAAATTATCAGAATAA
- the bcp gene encoding thioredoxin-dependent thiol peroxidase, whose product MPETGKKAPPFSVFDSNGVKVSLNDFKGRKVVLYFYPKDNTSGCTKEACDFRDFFPDFKKLKAAVIGISPDSVESHKKFVQKLNLPFILLSDEKKEVVQKYGVWKEKSMYGKKYMGVERTTFVINEEGKIVKIFPKVKVNGHVEEVIRSLKD is encoded by the coding sequence ATGCCTGAAACAGGTAAAAAAGCACCGCCGTTTTCTGTTTTCGACTCGAACGGCGTAAAAGTTTCGCTTAATGATTTTAAAGGCAGAAAAGTTGTACTCTATTTCTATCCGAAGGATAATACTTCCGGCTGCACTAAAGAAGCATGCGATTTCAGGGATTTCTTCCCCGACTTTAAGAAACTTAAAGCTGCGGTTATTGGAATCAGTCCCGATTCTGTTGAATCTCATAAAAAGTTTGTACAGAAACTGAACCTTCCATTTATTCTCCTTAGCGACGAAAAAAAAGAAGTTGTACAGAAGTATGGAGTCTGGAAGGAAAAAAGTATGTATGGTAAAAAATATATGGGTGTTGAAAGAACAACATTCGTGATTAATGAAGAAGGAAAGATCGTTAAGATTTTTCCGAAAGTTAAAGTAAACGGCCATGTTGAGGAAGTTATCCGCTCTCTTAAAGATTAA